The following proteins are encoded in a genomic region of Streptomyces collinus Tu 365:
- a CDS encoding DUF6234 family protein yields the protein MDLPVAPPAFDATAGSGHRQRADRGADIGAGCGLVVLELGALAVIFGRWFLSGFALDTAESVAADPVRGYLVAAGAVGG from the coding sequence ATGGACCTCCCCGTCGCGCCGCCCGCCTTCGACGCCACCGCCGGTTCGGGGCACCGGCAACGAGCCGACCGGGGCGCGGACATCGGGGCCGGGTGCGGGCTGGTGGTGCTGGAGCTGGGCGCCCTGGCGGTGATCTTCGGGCGCTGGTTCCTGTCGGGGTTCGCTCTCGATACGGCCGAGTCGGTCGCGGCCGACCCGGTGCGGGGTTACCTGGTCGCCGCCGGTGCGGTCGGCGGCTGA
- a CDS encoding PQQ-binding-like beta-propeller repeat protein, with the protein MTTESSPGQGAPQEDGWAFRPRGSAAGPQPYRGRRQPEPAAPWDEQSSDAAWDDRSPGEPYGASPEGRYGAPSGERYGAPSATPWHGRAGAGRHDGSPGERYGDAAAGAWEDSRPVAGRHGTQQAAPRDGRAPDGPRNGVPSGEPSGGSAGTRWDSTMPLRFPEPRTGAHEDMPEPERRAPLRRPEPAAAQQQPQSQPLAEANGKKPGKTRRGGRIALVLAVLVAAGGAAAVMFRQEEAVAVASKNLTQAWRIPAPAADDALVGSWLTDKLLIRASTRGGLRAYGVADGKEVWRSASSAAAVKRGAVPCGMSPTLSAQGVGTVAFGTDGATCTWLAGVRASTGKILWTMPLTSKRHPAAATATTYVQGGVATVVGANFLGGVDVRTGSRVWGYKARGHYCNAYGWGADGVVLVDDYCLDQKTRFTLTSYDAKTGKVIWRKSEKAHSDVTHILSGSPLVAAVHTARQDAVRVLGTTGTGRKLAVGDDELTPGNDSGADHSARLHGDVLVTPASSAGKAVLDGFDTRTGRKLWTLRSAVLAVPASGADGKVYAVAASGTPQLVTVDPRTGRTTPVAGLPVGTGQWNFTAGTVYVTPDGGVLELNALGSNGGVRLYR; encoded by the coding sequence GCGGCGTGGGACGACCGGTCGCCGGGCGAGCCGTACGGCGCCTCGCCGGAGGGGCGGTACGGCGCACCGTCGGGCGAGCGGTACGGCGCGCCGTCGGCCACGCCGTGGCACGGCCGGGCGGGGGCCGGGCGGCACGACGGATCGCCGGGCGAGCGGTACGGCGACGCGGCGGCCGGGGCCTGGGAGGACAGCCGGCCCGTGGCCGGGCGCCACGGCACGCAGCAGGCCGCGCCGCGGGACGGCCGGGCGCCGGACGGACCGAGGAACGGCGTGCCGTCGGGCGAGCCGTCCGGCGGGTCCGCCGGCACGCGGTGGGACTCCACCATGCCGCTGCGGTTCCCCGAGCCCCGCACCGGTGCCCACGAGGACATGCCCGAGCCGGAGCGCCGGGCGCCGCTCCGCCGACCCGAGCCGGCCGCCGCGCAGCAACAGCCGCAGTCGCAGCCGCTTGCCGAAGCGAACGGCAAGAAGCCCGGGAAGACCAGGCGAGGTGGCAGGATCGCGCTCGTCCTCGCCGTCCTCGTCGCCGCCGGCGGGGCCGCGGCCGTCATGTTCCGGCAGGAGGAGGCCGTCGCCGTCGCCTCGAAGAACCTGACGCAGGCGTGGCGGATACCGGCGCCGGCCGCCGACGACGCGCTGGTCGGCAGCTGGCTCACCGACAAGCTGCTCATCCGGGCCAGCACCCGGGGCGGCCTGCGGGCCTACGGCGTCGCCGACGGCAAGGAGGTGTGGCGCTCCGCGTCCTCCGCAGCGGCCGTCAAGCGCGGCGCCGTCCCCTGCGGGATGTCCCCGACGCTCAGCGCCCAGGGCGTCGGCACGGTCGCCTTCGGCACGGACGGCGCCACCTGCACCTGGCTCGCCGGGGTCAGGGCGTCCACCGGCAAGATCCTCTGGACCATGCCGCTGACCAGCAAGAGGCATCCCGCGGCGGCGACCGCCACCACCTATGTGCAGGGCGGTGTCGCCACCGTCGTCGGCGCGAACTTCCTCGGCGGTGTGGACGTCCGCACCGGCAGCCGCGTGTGGGGCTACAAGGCCCGCGGCCACTACTGCAACGCCTACGGCTGGGGCGCCGACGGCGTCGTGCTGGTGGACGACTACTGCCTCGACCAGAAGACCAGGTTCACCCTCACCTCGTACGACGCGAAGACCGGGAAGGTGATCTGGCGCAAGTCCGAGAAGGCCCACTCGGACGTGACGCACATCCTGTCCGGCTCGCCGCTGGTCGCCGCCGTCCACACGGCACGCCAGGACGCCGTGCGGGTGCTCGGCACCACCGGGACGGGCCGCAAACTGGCCGTGGGCGACGACGAACTCACCCCCGGCAACGATTCCGGCGCCGACCACTCCGCCCGGCTCCACGGCGACGTCCTGGTCACTCCGGCCTCGTCCGCCGGCAAGGCGGTGCTCGACGGCTTCGACACCAGGACCGGCCGCAAGCTCTGGACCCTGCGCTCCGCGGTGCTCGCCGTCCCCGCGTCCGGCGCGGACGGCAAGGTGTACGCGGTCGCCGCGTCCGGCACCCCGCAGCTCGTCACCGTCGACCCGCGCACCGGTCGCACCACCCCGGTCGCGGGGCTGCCGGTGGGAACGGGCCAGTGGAACTTCACCGCCGGCACGGTGTACGTCACCCCGGACGGCGGCGTGCTCGAACTCAACGCCCTCGGCTCGAACGGCGGCGTACGGCTCTACCGCTAG